One Halarcobacter ebronensis genomic window carries:
- the fliG gene encoding flagellar motor switch protein FliG has protein sequence MAEVKDILKGMSMLEKVAKFCVLIGEEATVKIFQHMPKHLVEEISTAITMINAIDKETSLAILEEFHLFTRSKSFISSGGYDYAKDILYKSLGKAEADEVLAKLSRMKLASQSFAYLDAINPKQLSDFIKEESPQTIAVILSHMEPHKAAEVLTQLDEDIKVKVTMQMATIKDVSPDVVRTISVVLEKKLESLLSSIVTVGGVKVVADMLNRLGPRAQDILKNINGVDTSLATKIKENMFVFEDLLKLDSEYIMKILQNVDTADVATAMKNATDEDMQKVLSAMSQRASERFKEEFEMLTKVKIKDIETAQRKMLDVAQKMIEEGAIDRDMDAQ, from the coding sequence ATGGCAGAAGTAAAAGATATTCTAAAGGGCATGAGTATGCTCGAGAAGGTTGCTAAATTTTGCGTTTTAATTGGAGAAGAAGCTACAGTTAAAATATTTCAGCATATGCCTAAACACCTTGTGGAAGAGATATCAACAGCGATTACAATGATTAATGCAATTGACAAAGAGACATCTTTGGCAATATTAGAAGAGTTTCATCTATTTACAAGATCAAAATCATTTATTAGTTCAGGTGGTTATGATTATGCAAAGGATATTTTATATAAATCACTAGGTAAAGCTGAAGCTGATGAGGTCTTAGCAAAACTATCTAGAATGAAACTAGCTTCACAGTCTTTTGCGTATTTGGATGCCATTAATCCAAAGCAGTTATCAGACTTTATTAAAGAGGAATCACCTCAAACTATTGCAGTAATTTTGTCTCATATGGAGCCTCATAAAGCAGCAGAGGTCTTAACACAACTTGATGAAGATATTAAAGTTAAAGTTACAATGCAAATGGCTACAATAAAAGATGTATCCCCTGATGTTGTTAGAACGATATCTGTAGTTTTAGAGAAAAAACTTGAATCTCTATTATCTTCTATTGTTACTGTTGGTGGGGTTAAAGTTGTTGCTGATATGTTAAATAGATTAGGTCCAAGGGCACAAGATATTCTTAAAAATATTAATGGGGTTGATACTTCATTAGCAACAAAAATTAAAGAGAATATGTTTGTATTTGAAGATTTATTAAAACTTGATTCAGAGTATATAATGAAAATCTTACAAAATGTTGATACAGCAGATGTTGCAACAGCAATGAAAAATGCAACAGATGAAGATATGCAAAAAGTATTAAGTGCTATGTCACAAAGAGCTAGTGAAAGATTTAAAGAAGAGTTTGAAATGCTTACAAAAGTTAAAATTAAAGATATTGAAACAGCACA
- the fliF gene encoding flagellar basal-body MS-ring/collar protein FliF, giving the protein MDQLLKFINNLNSAQRAVIIGGFSVLFILLIGLLLYSNIKAEDKKLNYTIASNLTKNQVMLASNELEASGIDFSVVGSGDNLTLKTSKDFINIAKIKLVTSEAATSNHVGWEIFEKSSLGTTNFENKVKYLRALEGELSRSLESLSGVLRASVKIAIPKETIFTERRTEPTASAVISMKPGVYLTQKQIDGIKNFIASAVSDLKVENIQLIDQDGALLQMSSDDLDNQKSMAQNKYKQKLEEDYERKIVALLEPFVGVGRVVARVSLDLEFKKRHIQQEIYDPEGTIRSQQTDESESSSSGTKDSTGGVAGVDSNIQVPENATGNNSSKSNSVVTKNITNYEISKKVIDEKNNNYSTIKRVTAAVTFDSTVLEGIQNRDEFLASIQSIVQDTIGYDPKREDKITVKDFKFIGVANGTQANGTRLDENGNVIVSQDDEVDQVSKIRTILKEFSEYIQYLIAAILLFVFYKKFIVNHEIVILGEKGGKKLDKDGNPIDKNLMDGFMSDYEDEFDANSAQGRLKAKVKSQILNNIEGLDEESAAKYEVLIEALDKEINNNPESIAKMLELLLTEGSGKFK; this is encoded by the coding sequence ATGGATCAACTTTTAAAGTTTATTAATAATCTCAACTCTGCGCAAAGAGCTGTGATTATAGGTGGTTTTTCTGTTCTTTTTATATTGTTAATTGGTTTATTATTATATTCAAATATAAAAGCAGAAGATAAAAAATTAAATTATACAATAGCATCAAATTTGACTAAAAACCAGGTAATGCTAGCTTCAAATGAGTTAGAAGCATCAGGAATAGATTTTTCAGTTGTTGGTAGTGGAGATAATTTAACACTAAAAACATCAAAAGATTTTATAAATATTGCAAAAATAAAACTTGTTACAAGTGAAGCGGCTACTAGTAACCATGTTGGTTGGGAAATATTTGAAAAATCTTCACTGGGTACCACTAACTTTGAAAATAAAGTTAAATATTTAAGAGCACTTGAAGGTGAACTTTCACGATCATTAGAATCCCTTTCTGGAGTTTTACGAGCAAGTGTAAAAATAGCAATACCAAAAGAAACAATTTTTACAGAAAGAAGAACTGAACCAACAGCCTCTGCTGTTATCTCTATGAAGCCAGGTGTTTATTTAACACAAAAACAGATTGATGGAATCAAAAATTTTATTGCATCAGCTGTTTCAGATTTGAAAGTTGAAAATATACAATTAATAGACCAAGATGGTGCACTTTTACAAATGTCTTCTGATGATTTAGATAACCAAAAATCTATGGCACAGAATAAATATAAACAGAAGCTTGAAGAGGATTATGAGAGAAAGATAGTTGCTCTACTTGAACCTTTTGTTGGTGTTGGAAGAGTTGTTGCAAGAGTTAGTTTGGATTTAGAGTTTAAAAAGAGACATATCCAACAAGAGATATATGACCCAGAAGGGACAATTAGAAGTCAACAAACAGATGAATCTGAGAGCAGTTCTAGTGGAACTAAAGATAGTACAGGAGGAGTTGCAGGAGTTGATAGTAATATTCAAGTTCCAGAAAATGCAACAGGGAATAACTCTTCAAAATCAAATTCTGTTGTAACAAAAAATATCACTAATTATGAAATATCTAAAAAAGTTATTGATGAAAAGAACAATAACTACTCTACAATAAAAAGAGTGACTGCTGCTGTTACTTTTGACTCAACTGTTTTAGAAGGTATTCAAAATAGAGATGAATTTTTAGCTTCTATTCAATCAATTGTTCAAGATACCATTGGATATGACCCAAAAAGAGAAGATAAGATAACTGTTAAAGATTTTAAATTTATTGGTGTAGCTAATGGTACACAAGCCAATGGAACTAGACTTGATGAAAATGGTAATGTTATTGTATCTCAAGATGATGAAGTTGATCAAGTATCAAAAATAAGAACTATTTTAAAAGAGTTCTCTGAGTATATCCAGTACTTAATAGCTGCAATTCTTCTTTTTGTTTTTTATAAAAAATTTATTGTCAACCATGAAATTGTGATTCTTGGGGAAAAAGGTGGTAAAAAACTTGATAAAGATGGTAATCCAATAGATAAAAATCTAATGGATGGCTTTATGTCAGATTATGAGGATGAGTTTGATGCAAATTCTGCACAAGGAAGACTTAAAGCAAAAGTAAAAAGCCAGATTCTAAATAATATTGAAGGTTTAGATGAAGAGAGTGCTGCAAAATATGAGGTACTTATTGAGGCATTAGATAAAGAGATTAATAATAATCCAGAAAGTATTGCAAAAATGCTGGAGCTCCTTCTCACTGAAGGTAGCGGTAAATTTAAGTAA
- the flgB gene encoding flagellar basal body rod protein FlgB, whose product MEASKVTGLLFDQLSFRNDRQNVISSNIANINTPNYKTKDLVFEDELQKANNSNDLSLTTTSSMHIAGSNDSLKQQEKSKLIELKGLEEQNDGNNVNLDSQMSEMSKNKVIFDALQSSIKKDSTWFKSVIESSAKN is encoded by the coding sequence ATGGAAGCAAGTAAAGTAACAGGTCTTTTATTTGACCAATTAAGTTTTAGAAATGATAGACAAAATGTTATATCAAGTAATATAGCAAATATTAACACGCCAAATTATAAAACAAAAGATTTAGTTTTTGAAGATGAACTACAAAAAGCTAATAACAGTAATGATTTATCTCTTACAACAACAAGTTCAATGCATATTGCAGGATCAAATGATAGTTTAAAACAACAAGAAAAGTCTAAACTTATTGAATTAAAGGGTTTAGAAGAACAGAATGATGGTAATAATGTAAATTTAGATTCACAAATGAGTGAAATGTCTAAAAACAAAGTTATATTCGATGCATTACAATCATCAATCAAAAAAGATTCTACATGGTTTAAATCTGTTATTGAATCGTCAGCAAAAAATTAA
- a CDS encoding flagellar hook-basal body protein yields the protein MNQGTYPLAASMVNQINRIDVVSNNLANINTHGFKQEDTTEGSFNYYLQRAQNEGFTPTKINTVTNTIPKMDSKYINSEMGPIMPTGNALDFALNSSDTFFRVQDSSGEVVYTRDGAFKNLNGFLVDSNGQFVLGNDNGPIEVADDFQNQISIAKISYTDIEKYKDNNYKEKDGAAVQVLENIEGELIQGAIEKSNVNSVSSMVQLIEAHRSFEQSQKAVSSIDQMNGKLIDKLGNNNS from the coding sequence ATGAATCAAGGTACTTATCCTTTAGCTGCATCAATGGTAAACCAGATCAATAGAATTGATGTTGTATCAAATAATTTAGCTAATATCAATACTCACGGGTTTAAACAAGAGGATACTACTGAAGGTTCTTTTAACTATTATCTTCAAAGAGCTCAAAATGAAGGTTTTACTCCAACAAAAATAAATACTGTAACAAATACTATACCTAAAATGGATAGTAAGTATATAAATAGTGAAATGGGTCCAATAATGCCAACTGGTAATGCTTTGGATTTTGCTTTAAATAGTAGTGATACTTTTTTTAGAGTTCAAGATAGCAGCGGAGAGGTTGTATATACAAGAGATGGGGCATTTAAAAATTTGAATGGTTTTTTAGTTGATTCAAATGGACAATTTGTATTAGGAAATGATAATGGTCCAATTGAAGTAGCTGATGATTTTCAAAACCAAATTTCAATTGCAAAAATTTCTTATACAGATATAGAAAAGTATAAAGATAACAACTATAAAGAGAAAGATGGTGCAGCAGTACAAGTTCTAGAAAATATTGAAGGAGAATTGATTCAAGGAGCTATAGAGAAATCTAATGTTAACTCTGTTTCAAGTATGGTTCAACTCATTGAAGCACATAGAAGTTTTGAGCAGTCTCAAAAGGCAGTTAGTTCAATAGATCAGATGAATGGAAAATTAATAGATAAACTTGGGAATAATAACAGCTAA
- a CDS encoding response regulator, with protein sequence MKILIVDDSSTMRRIIGNVVMQLGYTKEDFNEAEDGVKAWKLLEESQYDIILTDWNMPNMNGLELVKKVRSEGKHQKTPIIMITTEGGKNEVITALKAGVNNYIVKPFNAEVLKEKLDGVLK encoded by the coding sequence ATGAAAATATTGATTGTTGATGATAGTTCTACAATGAGAAGAATTATTGGTAATGTTGTCATGCAATTAGGTTATACGAAAGAAGACTTCAATGAAGCCGAAGATGGTGTAAAAGCATGGAAATTATTGGAAGAGTCTCAATATGATATCATTTTAACAGACTGGAATATGCCTAATATGAATGGTTTAGAACTAGTCAAAAAAGTAAGAAGTGAAGGGAAACATCAAAAAACTCCTATAATCATGATTACTACTGAAGGTGGGAAAAATGAGGTAATTACTGCATTAAAAGCTGGAGTTAATAACTATATAGTTAAACCATTTAATGCAGAAGTGTTAAAAGAGAAACTAGACGGAGTTTTGAAATAG
- the flgG gene encoding flagellar basal-body rod protein FlgG: MIRGLYTAATGMNAMQNQIDVTSNNIANVNTIGFKQDRAEFQDLMYESLNYTSGLTSETTMNPTGIDVGLGVKTSGVQKNFKEGDLQTTNNTLDLAIQGNGFFQITMPNGDIAYTRGGAFKLDNEGNLVNGSGYLLEPQITIPENLIKVSIANDGTVSAEDPQTGEITELGQITLVDFINPAGLTPLGNSLYLSSDASGDPIEGVATEEQFGSISQGMIELSNVKLVNEMVDLITAQRAYEANSKSISTADDMLAIVNQLKN, encoded by the coding sequence ATGATTAGAGGTCTTTACACAGCTGCAACGGGAATGAACGCGATGCAAAATCAAATTGATGTAACTTCAAACAATATTGCAAACGTAAATACTATAGGATTTAAGCAAGACAGAGCAGAGTTTCAAGACTTAATGTATGAAAGCTTAAACTATACTTCGGGCTTGACCTCAGAAACTACCATGAATCCGACAGGTATTGATGTTGGACTTGGAGTAAAAACATCAGGAGTTCAAAAAAACTTTAAAGAAGGTGACCTTCAAACAACCAATAATACCCTTGACTTAGCAATTCAAGGAAATGGATTTTTTCAAATAACAATGCCAAATGGTGATATTGCATATACTAGAGGTGGAGCATTTAAATTAGATAATGAAGGTAATTTAGTAAATGGAAGTGGATATTTACTAGAACCTCAAATAACTATACCTGAAAATCTAATTAAAGTTAGTATTGCTAATGATGGAACAGTTAGTGCCGAGGACCCTCAAACTGGTGAGATAACAGAATTAGGACAAATTACACTTGTTGATTTTATTAATCCTGCAGGTTTAACTCCCCTTGGTAATTCACTTTATCTTTCAAGTGATGCGTCAGGTGACCCAATTGAAGGGGTTGCTACAGAAGAGCAATTTGGTTCAATCTCTCAAGGTATGATTGAGCTTTCTAACGTAAAACTTGTAAATGAAATGGTTGATTTAATTACTGCACAAAGAGCTTATGAAGCAAACTCTAAATCAATTTCAACAGCTGATGATATGTTAGCTATTGTTAACCAATTAAAAAACTAA
- the rimM gene encoding ribosome maturation factor RimM (Essential for efficient processing of 16S rRNA), with protein sequence MKNRVYVGKLGKAVGLKGHLRLFIDSDFPEQFKKGAIFSTNKKLTLKVEEYIPSRELIKFENYDDLETSKKLTNQELYVSQEDSKNNCNLEKNEYFWFDIIDCKIIEDEKVLGYVKDIHRYPLDDYLEVVTETKLVDELKLPKTFLIPYKRDTYILSVDIDKKIIETKDCYAILENS encoded by the coding sequence ATGAAAAACAGAGTATATGTTGGAAAATTAGGGAAAGCAGTTGGTCTAAAAGGTCACTTAAGACTTTTTATTGACTCTGATTTTCCTGAACAATTCAAAAAAGGTGCTATCTTTAGCACAAATAAAAAATTGACTTTAAAAGTCGAAGAGTATATCCCCTCAAGAGAGCTAATCAAATTTGAAAATTATGATGATTTAGAGACCTCTAAAAAGCTTACAAATCAAGAACTTTATGTATCACAAGAGGATAGCAAAAACAATTGTAATTTGGAAAAAAATGAGTACTTTTGGTTTGATATAATTGATTGTAAAATTATTGAGGATGAAAAAGTTCTAGGATATGTAAAAGATATCCATAGATATCCACTTGATGACTATCTTGAAGTTGTAACTGAAACAAAACTTGTAGATGAGTTAAAACTTCCTAAAACTTTTTTAATACCATACAAAAGAGATACTTATATATTAAGTGTTGATATTGATAAAAAGATAATTGAGACTAAAGATTGTTATGCAATATTAGAAAACTCGTAA
- a CDS encoding KH domain-containing protein, with product MITNFIESYAKLIVSKPEDVSITTNIIDETFTEITIKADSSDIGKLIGKNGNMINALKTMANGCKAKDGVSYKIQVLAN from the coding sequence ATGATTACAAATTTTATAGAGAGTTATGCAAAACTTATAGTTAGTAAGCCTGAAGATGTTTCAATAACAACTAATATAATTGATGAAACATTTACAGAGATAACCATTAAAGCTGATAGTTCTGATATTGGGAAACTAATTGGTAAAAATGGTAACATGATTAATGCTTTAAAAACTATGGCAAATGGTTGCAAAGCAAAAGATGGTGTTTCTTACAAAATACAGGTTTTAGCAAACTAA
- the rpsP gene encoding 30S ribosomal protein S16: MTVIRLTRMGRNKKPFYRIVVTDSRKRRDSGWIESIGYFNPVTEPKVLKIDEERYNYWLSVGAKPSEKVKKLASK; the protein is encoded by the coding sequence ATGACAGTAATTAGATTAACAAGAATGGGAAGAAACAAAAAACCATTTTACAGAATCGTTGTAACAGACTCAAGAAAGAGAAGAGATTCAGGATGGATTGAATCAATTGGATACTTTAACCCAGTTACTGAGCCAAAAGTATTAAAAATTGATGAAGAGAGATATAACTATTGGTTAAGCGTTGGTGCAAAACCATCTGAAAAAGTTAAAAAATTAGCATCTAAGTAA
- the ffh gene encoding signal recognition particle protein codes for MFDSITGSIINAVNKIRHKDDVASLSRALSELKKSLLKADVHHKTTKDLVAAIELETKRNGIGQDSFLKALRGELTNILTTNGNQGFVFSSTPPTVILMTGLQGSGKTTTTGKLANYLKLRKKKVLVAAADLQRLAAVEQLKQIAAQIEVDIYFDDNEKDPIKIALGAKEKAKKELYDVLLIDTAGRLAIDEELMAQLSDVKKAVNPNEIFYVADSLTGHDATKTATSFKEQIGIDGVILSKYDGDTKGGVAISIAHQVGVPLRFIGIGEKMPDLEVFIPDRIVSRLMGAGDIEGLAEKTAAVIDEKKAKEVTKKIKKGEFNFNDFLDQLSMMSKLGSMKSIIGMIPGLSQMAGPIKDMDFENSDDIKRIKALIGSMTPKEREDPNLMNPSRKRRIAIGSGLSEVQINKILKQFKNASKMAKKLSSKGGMKGLQSMMKQMQAPGGPGGFNLPR; via the coding sequence TTGTTTGATTCAATAACCGGTTCAATAATAAATGCAGTAAATAAGATTAGACACAAGGATGATGTTGCCTCTTTAAGTAGAGCATTATCTGAATTAAAAAAATCACTACTTAAAGCAGATGTTCACCATAAAACAACAAAAGATTTAGTAGCTGCAATTGAATTAGAAACAAAAAGAAATGGTATTGGACAAGACTCATTTTTAAAAGCTCTTAGAGGTGAATTAACAAATATCTTAACTACAAATGGTAATCAAGGTTTTGTATTTTCAAGTACTCCTCCTACTGTAATATTAATGACTGGACTTCAAGGTTCAGGAAAAACAACAACAACTGGTAAATTAGCAAACTATTTAAAACTAAGAAAGAAAAAAGTATTAGTTGCCGCTGCCGATTTACAAAGATTAGCAGCAGTTGAACAGTTAAAACAAATAGCTGCTCAAATAGAAGTAGATATCTATTTTGATGATAATGAAAAAGATCCTATAAAAATTGCTCTTGGAGCAAAAGAGAAAGCAAAAAAAGAACTTTATGATGTTCTTTTAATAGATACAGCTGGACGTTTAGCAATTGATGAAGAGTTAATGGCACAATTAAGTGATGTTAAAAAAGCAGTTAATCCAAATGAGATTTTTTATGTGGCTGATTCATTAACTGGTCATGATGCTACGAAAACTGCAACTTCATTTAAAGAGCAAATAGGAATAGATGGAGTTATTTTATCAAAATATGATGGTGATACAAAAGGTGGAGTTGCAATCTCTATTGCTCATCAAGTAGGTGTTCCTTTAAGATTTATTGGTATTGGTGAAAAAATGCCAGATTTGGAAGTTTTTATTCCAGATAGAATTGTATCTAGACTTATGGGAGCAGGGGACATTGAAGGTCTTGCTGAAAAAACTGCTGCTGTTATTGATGAGAAAAAAGCAAAAGAGGTTACTAAAAAGATTAAAAAAGGTGAGTTTAATTTTAATGACTTTTTAGATCAACTATCAATGATGAGTAAACTAGGTTCAATGAAATCTATTATTGGAATGATCCCAGGTCTTTCACAAATGGCAGGACCTATAAAAGATATGGACTTTGAAAACTCTGATGATATAAAAAGAATCAAAGCTTTAATTGGTTCAATGACACCAAAAGAGAGAGAAGACCCAAATCTAATGAATCCTTCTAGAAAAAGAAGAATTGCAATAGGTTCAGGACTTAGTGAAGTTCAAATAAACAAAATATTAAAACAGTTTAAAAATGCTTCAAAAATGGCAAAAAAACTCTCGTCAAAGGGTGGAATGAAAGGGCTTCAAAGTATGATGAAGCAAATGCAAGCTCCGGGTGGCCCTGGCGGATTTAATCTACCAAGATAG
- a CDS encoding pseudouridine synthase family protein gives MAEYDKAYKVLAKQEGISNSKAKELIDKGLVRAHGKKVMIARGEIPADTKFSVKEMAKIKVIFQDDDILALDKPCFMTSDEVAQKYPKYIMLNRLDKETSGVMLFAKNEEFQKKAIKEFKDNRVYKEYVAIVDGKVIETIEIDKPILTTKDRGMAKSKVDSKGKSAKSTIYPMLVEGNKSKVKVVIDTGRTHQIRVHLSNAGFPIIGDAMYGKVASNINRVLLHSKVTKIFDYTFESPEPKEFKVYDFN, from the coding sequence ATGGCTGAATATGATAAAGCTTACAAAGTTTTAGCAAAACAAGAGGGGATCTCTAACTCAAAAGCAAAAGAGTTAATAGATAAAGGGCTTGTAAGGGCTCATGGTAAAAAAGTTATGATTGCAAGGGGTGAAATACCTGCTGATACAAAGTTTAGCGTAAAAGAGATGGCAAAGATAAAAGTTATATTTCAAGATGATGATATTTTAGCTTTAGATAAACCTTGCTTTATGACAAGTGATGAAGTAGCACAAAAATATCCAAAATATATTATGCTAAATAGACTTGACAAAGAGACAAGTGGTGTTATGCTTTTTGCAAAAAATGAAGAGTTTCAAAAAAAGGCTATTAAAGAGTTTAAAGATAATAGAGTCTATAAAGAGTATGTTGCAATTGTTGATGGGAAAGTAATAGAGACTATTGAGATTGATAAACCTATTTTAACTACAAAAGATAGAGGAATGGCAAAATCAAAGGTAGATAGTAAGGGAAAAAGTGCCAAATCAACTATTTATCCAATGCTTGTAGAGGGTAATAAATCTAAAGTAAAAGTTGTGATTGATACTGGACGAACCCATCAAATTAGAGTGCATTTAAGTAATGCTGGATTTCCTATTATTGGTGATGCAATGTATGGAAAAGTTGCTTCAAACATAAATAGAGTACTTCTTCACTCAAAAGTTACCAAAATATTTGATTACACATTTGAATCTCCTGAGCCAAAAGAGTTCAAAGTGTATGATTTTAACTAA
- the waaA gene encoding lipid IV(A) 3-deoxy-D-manno-octulosonic acid transferase, with the protein MSFFSVVYYILASLAYLLIFPYLLFKLRNPKYKVAIPSKFFLKENPSFKEEGIWFHTCSMGETKAIKPLVDEFKNNFPINISVITNTGFQEAKKLTTNVRYLPFEIFLPFWIKKQKVLVVMEAELWYMLFLCAKKRGAKTYLINARISDKSYASYKKFSFFYKKIFKNIDKIFAQTQIDKKRLLELGAKEVEVIGNIKLAQLPIVTKELKRVDEVLITAGSTHENEEKLILESYKKEFGKLVIVPRHPERFEKVNLLIEEYIKDKNLTYHRFSSNESFDSDIILVDKLGELNNIYAISDVVILGGAFENIGGHNPIEPAYFGCKLISGKNIFNQKSLFECVNNYILIENEELRSTLENLQNLKGAKLVQKGDINPIIEELKGL; encoded by the coding sequence TTGAGCTTCTTTAGTGTGGTTTATTATATATTAGCTTCTTTAGCATATTTATTAATATTTCCATATTTACTATTTAAACTAAGAAATCCAAAATATAAAGTTGCAATACCCTCGAAATTTTTTTTAAAAGAGAATCCCTCTTTTAAAGAAGAGGGTATTTGGTTTCATACTTGTTCAATGGGAGAGACCAAAGCAATAAAACCTTTAGTTGATGAGTTTAAAAATAATTTCCCAATAAATATTTCAGTAATTACAAATACTGGATTTCAAGAGGCTAAAAAACTAACTACTAATGTTAGGTATCTTCCTTTTGAGATTTTTTTACCCTTTTGGATTAAAAAACAGAAGGTATTAGTTGTAATGGAAGCGGAGCTTTGGTATATGCTTTTTTTGTGTGCAAAAAAAAGAGGTGCAAAAACCTATTTGATAAATGCAAGAATCTCTGATAAATCTTATGCTTCATATAAAAAGTTCTCTTTTTTTTATAAGAAAATTTTTAAAAATATTGATAAAATTTTTGCCCAAACTCAAATTGATAAAAAAAGACTTTTAGAGCTTGGAGCAAAAGAAGTAGAAGTAATTGGAAATATTAAACTAGCGCAACTTCCGATAGTTACAAAAGAGCTAAAAAGAGTTGATGAAGTATTAATTACAGCTGGAAGTACCCATGAAAATGAAGAGAAGCTAATATTAGAGAGTTATAAAAAAGAGTTTGGGAAATTAGTAATTGTTCCAAGACACCCAGAGAGATTTGAAAAAGTAAATCTACTAATAGAAGAGTATATTAAAGATAAAAATCTTACATATCATAGATTTTCTTCAAATGAGAGTTTTGATTCTGATATAATATTAGTTGATAAATTAGGTGAGTTAAATAATATCTATGCAATTTCAGATGTGGTTATCTTAGGTGGTGCCTTTGAAAATATTGGTGGTCACAATCCAATCGAACCAGCTTATTTTGGTTGCAAGTTAATTAGTGGTAAAAATATATTTAATCAAAAATCACTCTTTGAGTGTGTGAATAATTATATATTAATTGAGAATGAAGAGTTAAGAAGTACCCTTGAAAATCTTCAAAATCTAAAGGGTGCAAAATTAGTACAAAAGGGTGATATTAACCCTATTATTGAAGAATTAAAAGGTTTATAA
- a CDS encoding zinc ribbon domain-containing protein: MNKYLQDLIKLSKYDGVISMFEPKIENEKAKLSTFVEVAESIKSKINETYAQIDDVKSKRTKNNIHLAELKSKLDDISRKNNEVTNEKELKALQLEEEIAKEQISFANEEIERLDSIAVAKEEELKELQSRLTEEEESIKEIQIAVDNAIEEINQERNVVSQQRAELLEEFDKKILTFYQKIRRWAKDSAVVPVKNQACYGCFMKINDKTYSEVIKSEEIINCPHCGRILYKEDESTEEA; this comes from the coding sequence TTGAATAAATATTTACAAGATCTAATAAAACTGTCTAAATATGATGGTGTTATTAGTATGTTTGAACCAAAAATTGAGAATGAAAAAGCTAAGCTATCAACATTTGTTGAGGTTGCAGAGTCAATTAAGTCAAAAATAAATGAGACTTATGCACAAATTGATGATGTTAAATCAAAAAGAACAAAAAATAATATTCACTTAGCTGAATTAAAATCAAAGTTAGATGACATCTCAAGAAAAAACAATGAAGTAACGAATGAAAAAGAGTTAAAAGCTTTACAACTTGAAGAAGAGATTGCAAAAGAACAAATCTCATTTGCAAATGAAGAGATAGAGAGACTTGATTCTATTGCAGTTGCAAAAGAAGAGGAATTAAAAGAGCTTCAAAGTAGATTGACTGAAGAAGAAGAGTCAATAAAAGAGATTCAAATTGCTGTTGATAATGCAATTGAAGAGATTAACCAAGAGAGAAATGTTGTTTCTCAACAAAGAGCTGAATTATTAGAAGAGTTTGATAAAAAAATCTTAACTTTCTATCAAAAAATTAGAAGATGGGCTAAAGATAGCGCTGTTGTTCCTGTTAAAAACCAAGCATGTTATGGATGCTTTATGAAAATAAATGACAAAACTTATTCTGAAGTAATAAAATCTGAAGAGATTATCAACTGTCCTCACTGTGGAAGAATTTTATATAAAGAAGATGAATCAACTGAAGAGGCTTAA